The following DNA comes from Tepidanaerobacter syntrophicus.
TTTTTCAAAGGCGGCAGCAGCAACTGCGCATGCCCCTGTGCCGCAAGCCATGGTAATGCCGCATCCTCTTTCCCATACACGCATTTTCAAATGGTCTTTTGAAATTACCTGAACAAACTCTACATTCGTCTTTAGCGGAAAAAGCGGATAGTTTTCTATCTTCGGGCCCCATTTTTCCAATGGAACCTTTTCAACATCATCCGTAAATATTACGCAGTGGGGATTGCCCATATCAACGCCTGTTGCTTCAAATAAATTTTCATCTATTTTAATCTCAAGATTCTTTGCCTCTTTATCTGGCTCTCCTTCTACCGGAATGTCTTGATTTAGAAAACTATAAGTTCCTATATCAACTTTAATAGCAGTAACAATATCATCTTTCATAATTATTTCCGGCCTTTGTATACCGGCTATAGTTTCAACCGTCATATTTTTTTTGGCTACAATTCCTTTTTTATAGACAAAACTTGCAAAACATCTAACACCATTTCCGCACATAGGAGCTTCGCTGCCATCACT
Coding sequences within:
- the dapF gene encoding diaminopimelate epimerase codes for the protein MNFTKMHGLGNDFIVVKGLEEDIQTIIKNAKKICDRHFGVGADGILLVLPSDAADIKMRIINSDGSEAPMCGNGVRCFASFVYKKGIVAKKNMTVETIAGIQRPEIIMKDDIVTAIKVDIGTYSFLNQDIPVEGEPDKEAKNLEIKIDENLFEATGVDMGNPHCVIFTDDVEKVPLEKWGPKIENYPLFPLKTNVEFVQVISKDHLKMRVWERGCGITMACGTGACAVAAAAFEKGFTGKQVKVTLPGGDLFIELTDDKRVYMTGPAQEVFEGHLELEKIC